One window from the genome of Rufibacter tibetensis encodes:
- a CDS encoding YbjN domain-containing protein codes for MKQNYFLQVKNYLVELEYRITHEDPQDCVFVVEKESLGIKNLVIGCTDPLLIMEQYIMELPAVSAAVYQNLLQKNRDIIHGAFVLDESGRRLIFRDTLQMSKLDLHELEASLNSLALLLSEYREQLIHFSKN; via the coding sequence ATGAAACAGAACTACTTTCTGCAAGTGAAAAACTACCTGGTAGAACTGGAGTACCGCATCACCCACGAAGATCCCCAGGATTGTGTGTTTGTGGTAGAGAAGGAGAGCCTAGGTATCAAGAACCTGGTTATTGGGTGTACAGATCCGCTCCTGATCATGGAGCAGTACATCATGGAACTGCCCGCTGTTTCTGCGGCCGTTTACCAAAACCTGCTCCAAAAGAACCGCGACATTATTCACGGGGCCTTTGTGCTGGATGAATCAGGAAGGCGGCTTATCTTCCGGGATACCCTGCAAATGAGCAAACTGGACCTGCATGAACTGGAGGCTTCTCTTAACTCGCTGGCGCTTTTACTAAGCGAGTACAGAGAGCAACTTATCCATTTCTCTAAAAACTAA